In the genome of Neodiprion pinetum isolate iyNeoPine1 chromosome 2, iyNeoPine1.2, whole genome shotgun sequence, one region contains:
- the retm gene encoding protein real-time: MVQHYQSPVRVYKHPFALVMLAYERRFPTCPQIPVFVGCEVTMDEESNGGAIRKTERRCKLNVEAPYILKKIIGVDFVYFIQRNVLDRRNSILEIEACNESFSNRVGVVEKCKYYIHPENPNWTCFEQTASLDIKNFFGFENSMEKLAMKQYAQNIAKGKEIIEYFVNQLKEEGITYVEPWTDPSPQKDIEVDVPIKGEGEAVGNKEPDSETKLPSSRDMQLSSDYIARYLGKLNMMQESRLVQLRHSIEELRGSSVPADATLLRFLRAREFSVEKAREMLTQSLHWRKKHQVDKLLDDYEAPQVVKDYFPGGWHHFDKDGRPLYVLRLGQMDVKGLLKSIGEDEVLLLALHVCEEGLQLMDEATTICGYPVSQWTLLIDLEGLNMRHLWRPGIKALLRIIEIVEANYPETMGRVLIIRAPRCFPILWTLISTFIHENTRNKFVFSCGTDYQEQGAGGLTDYIGQDVIPDFLGGPSETFIVDGGVVPKQLYRLDLEVGASTEHEHSLYQSISLSRGQVHNVVIHCNDPGAVLTWDFDVMRHNVTFTVLRKTRNSICDDAGGPSRSSFTNGELDAAATKEWKEGIDCVKVEPSVLCHDGESIQGTHIMQVAGSYILQWQYQEDQTERLPAITSHKAQLMYFHETLPSVQYRGSMMSLQSAISGKSIASSSLSR, translated from the exons ATGGTTCAACATTATCAATCTCCAGTACGAGTTTACAAACATCCTTTTGCACTTGTCATGCTG GCGTACGAAAGAAGATTTCCAACATGTCCTCAAATACCCGTTTTCGTTGGATGTGAGGTAACAATGGATGAAGAGAGCAATGGTGGGGCGATAAGGAAGACTGAACGACGTTGTAAACTGAATGTAGAGGCGCCTTATATTCTGAAAAAA ATAATCGGCGTTGACTTTGTCTACTTTATCCAACGCAATGTTCTTGATAGACGCAACAGCATTTTGGAAATTGAAGCGTGTAACGAAAGCTTCTCCAACAGAGTAGGCGTTgtagaaaaatgtaaatattat ATTCACCCAGAAAATCCAAATTGGACATGTTTTGAGCAAACGGCTAGTTTGgacataaaaaatttctttggaTTTGAAAACTCGATGGAAAAGTTAGCCATGAAACAATATGCCCAAAATATTGCCAAG ggaaaagaaataattgaatatttcgtAAACCAATTGAAAGAAGAAGGCATCACATACGTAGAACCTTGGACTGATCCTTCGCCACAGAAAGATATTGAAGTTGATGTTCC CATCAAAGGCGAAGGAGAAGCTGTAGGTAATAAAGAAcccgattctgagacgaagcTTCCAAGCAGCCGAG ACATGCAACTTTCGTCGGATTACATCGCAAGATATTTAGGAAAACTAAATATGATGCAAGAGAGTAGATTAGTACAGTTGCGTCATAGTATAGAAGAATTACGCGGCAGTTCAGTTCCAGCAGATGCTACGTTGCTTAGATTTTTACGCGCTAGAGAATTTTCAGTCGAAAAAGCCAGAGAAATGCTAACGCAGTCGTTACACTGGAGAAAGAAGCATCAAGTTGATAAGCTTCTGGATGATTACGAAGCCCCACAAGTTGTCAAAGATTACTTTCCAGGAGGTTGGCATCACTTTGACAAAG ACGGCCGCCCGCTTTACGTTCTACGATTGGGTCAAATGGATGTTAAAGGGTTGCTGAAATCAATCGGGGAAGACGAAGTCTTGTTACTG GCTTTGCACGTCTGCGAAGAGGGTCTGCAGCTAATGGATGAGGCGACAACAATTTGCGGCTATCCTGTGTCTCAGTGGACGCTACTTATAGATTTAGAAGGTCTAAACATGCGTCATTTGTGGAGACCTGGTATTAAG GCATTGTTGCGAATAATAGAAATCGTCGAGGCCAATTATCCCGAGACAATGGGTCGTGTATTGATTATACGAGCTCCTAGATGTTTCCCGATATTATGGACACTTATCAGCACCTTTATAC ACGAAAATACGAGAAACAAGTTTGTATTTTCTTGCggtaccgattatcaagagcAGGGCGCGGGAGGTCTGACCGATTACATCGGTCAGGATGTGATACCAGATTTCTTAGGCGGTCCATCAGAG ACATTCATAGTAGACGGAGGTGTCGTGCCAAAGCAGTTGTATCGGCTAGATCTGGAGGTTGGTGCTTCAACGGAACACGAGCACAGCCTTTATCAATCTATAAGTCTCAGTCGTGGTCAAGTCCATAATGTCGTTATACATTGTAACGATCCAGGAGCAGTGCTGACGTGGGATTTTGACGTCATGAGACACAACGTGACATTTACCGTACTGCGTAAAACAAGAAACAGTATATGTGACGACGCGGGTG GACCGAGTCGCTCGTCTTTCACTAACGGTGAACTAGACGCTGCCGCAACTAAAGAATGGAAGGAAGGAATTGATTGCGTAAAAGTTGAACCCAGTGTATTGTGTCATGACGGGGAAAGTATTCAG GGTACTCACATAATGCAAGTAGCAGGAAGTTATATCCTACAGTGGCAGTACCAAGAAGATCAAACCGAACGACTACCAGCAATTACATCTCACAAGGCCCAGCTTATGTATTTCCACGAAACTCTGCCGTCGGTTCAGTACAG AGGCTCGATGATGAGTTTGCAGTCAGCAATTAGCGGAAAATCCATCGCTAGTTCATCTTTGTCCAGATGA